In Silene latifolia isolate original U9 population chromosome 3, ASM4854445v1, whole genome shotgun sequence, a single window of DNA contains:
- the LOC141647916 gene encoding protein SMAX1-LIKE 3, giving the protein MRSGGCNIQQSLTPEATTIVKQAINLARRRGHAQVTPIHVASVMLASPAGLLRAACLKSNSHPLQCKALELCFNVALNRLPTTSPAPILGPHSHYPALANALMAAFKRAQAHQRRGSIETQQQPILALKIETEQLVISILDDPSVSRVMREAGFSSTHVKSNVDHALSSLEASTHTTTTNNNNTNNISSIKKENVVNPMIFRSVQNYQTQIIPSLGQFELAFSKPISQSRREDVSGVVDSWVKRREKSSVVLVGECLESCEDVVRGVKERVERGDVPLELRYVQFLNCPLLSMKNMSREEIDLKLGEVRCFLKGCVGRGVVLYLGDLRWVAEYWAYYGEQRRHYYCPVEHLVMGLRRLVFGNVEFGRLWLMGVATFSSYIKCKSGNPSLENLLDLHPLTIPAASLDLTLKLDSSLQEQSKSMGSGNGNSRGPQDENKVDMQLTCCPDCSAHCRQEARSIAGSIRNNESTTTTPTTSTSSSLPSWLQKYKDESRESSPVNNDQNDSVEIKELCRKWNTICSSTHKATNFGEKTINFSSCSPSSSTSISSYENNNPHLREKIPSWPLMFEPKWSSKEHQFLSSNTPKHDLFENEPPKPELLSNPNSIPNSTSSSEATEGIFENPNKLSFKENTPENLEALCSALEGKVPWQKDIIPEIAMTILGIRSGITPRKCKSNYKEKEVEKHETWLFFLGMDDEGKQKVGRELAKIIFGSYKSFKSIGLSSFSSTRADSNDEFTNKRVRDESGRGYLERFADLVRENPHRVLFVEDIDQVDQFSLKGMKRAIETGKIQVSDGEIVSLEDAIVIFSCDTFSSGSRACSPPVKHKGNNSEVDDLEECTSFGPLDLNISADYDYGSQDYVADFSILESVDKQVFFKIDQVM; this is encoded by the exons ATGCGAAGTGGGGGGTGTAACATACAACAATCACTAACCCCTGAGGCAACTACAATAGTAAAACAAGCAATCAACCTAGCTAGACGAAGAGGGCATGCACAAGTGACCCCAATCCACGTAGCAAGTGTGATGCTAGCGTCACCCGCGGGTCTTCTAAGAGCCGCGTGCCTTAAATCCAATTCCCACCCTTTACAATGTAAGGCACTTGAACTTTGTTTCAATGTGGCCTTAAACCGTCTCCCAACAACCTCACCTGCACCCATCTTGGGTCCACACTCTCACTACCCGGCCCTCGCCAATGCGCTCATGGCCGCGTTTAAGCGAGCCCAGGCTCATCAACGGCGTGGGTCGATTGAAACCCAACAACAGCCAATCTTAGCTCTTAAGATTGAGACTGAACAACTTGTTATATCAATCCTTGATGACCCTAGTGTTAGTAGGGTTATGAGGGAGGCTGGTTTTTCTAGCACTCACGTTAAGTCAAATGTTGACCATGCACTTTCCTCCTTAGAGGCCTCCACtcatactactactactaataataataatactaataatatttcGAGTATAAAAAAGGAAAATGTAGTGAATCCGATGATATTTCGTTCAGTTCAAAATTATCAAACTCAAATAATACCATCATTagggcaatttgagctagcattTAGCAAGCCAATAAGCCAATCAAGACGCGAAGACGTGTCGGGTGTGGTGGACTCATGGGTGAAGAGAAGGGAGAAGAGTAGTGTTGTCCTAGTAGGAGAGTGTTTAGAAAGTTGTGAAGATGTTGTTAGAGGTGTTAAGGAAAGAGTTGAGAGAGGAGATGTCCCACTAGAGTTAAGATATGTACAATTCCTAAATTGTCCTTTGTTATCCATGAAGAATATGTCAAGAGAAGAGATAGATTTGAAGCTAGGAGAGGTAAGGTGCTTTCTAAAAGGGTGTGTAGGGAGAGGGGTAGTTTTGTACTTGGGTGATTTAAGGTGGGTGGCTGAGTATTGGGCTTATTATGGAGAACAAAGGAGACATTATTATTGTCCTGTGGAACATTTAGTGATGGGATTAAGGAGATTAGTTTTTGGTAATGTTGAATTTGGAAGGTTATGGCTTATGGGTGTTGCTACTTTTAGTAGTTATATTAAGTGTAAATCAGGAAATCCTTCTTTGGAAAATCTTTTGGATCTTCATCCTCTCACTATTCCTGCTGCTAGCTTGGACCTCACTCTCAAACTCGATAG TTCTTTGCAAGAGCAAAGTAAAAGTATGGGATCAGGAAATGGAAATAGTCGGGGGCCACAAGACGAAAATAAGGTGGACATGCAGCTCACTTGTTGCCCTGATTGTTCGGCTCATTGTCGTCAAGAAGCGAGAAGCATAGCCGGTAGTATTCGCAACAATGAATCTACTACCACAACTCCTACTACTTCCACTAGCTCTAGTCTACCATCTTGGCTCCAAAAGTACAAGGACGAGAGTCGAGAATCTAGCCCCGTTAACAATGATCAG AATGATTCAGTGGAAATCAAGGAGCTTTGCAGGAAATGGAACACAATATGCAGTTCAACACACAAAGCAACAAACTTTGGTGAAAAAACAATAAATTTCTCATCATGTTCTCCTTCATCATCAACCTCAATTTCTTCATATGAAAACAACAACCCACATTTACGCGAAAAAATCCCAAGTTGGCCACTCATGTTTGAACCCAAATGGAGCTCAAAAGAGCACCAATTTCTGTCATCCAACACCCCAAAACATGACTTGTTTGAGAATGAACCTCCTAAACCCGAGCTTTTATCGAATCCCAACTCCATACCCAATTCAACCTCTTCGAGCGAAGCCACAGAGGGCATCTTTGAGAACCCAAACAAGTTGAGTTTCAAAGAAAACACCCCTGAAAATTTGGAAGCACTTTGCTCGGCTTTGGAGGGTAAAGTCCCATGGCAAAAGGACATTATCCCTGAAATTGCAATGACTATTTTAGGAATAAGGTCAGGGATTACGCCTCGAAAATGCAAGTCAAATTACAAGGAGAAGGAGGTCGAAAAGCATGAAACTTGGTTGTTTTTCTTGGGTATGGATGATGAAGGAAAACAAAAAGTTGGCAGAGAATTAGCCAAGATCATTTTCGGGTCATATAAAAGCTTCAAGTCCATTGGTTTGAGCAGTTTTTCATCAACAAGAGCGGATTCAAATGACGAATTCACCAACAAAAGAGTTAGAGATGAATCGGGTCGAGGCTACTTAGAGAGGTTTGCAGATTTAGTAAGGGAAAACCCTCATAGAGTGTTGTTTGTGGAAGATATTGATCAAGTTGATCAATTCTCTCTAAAGGGTATGAAGAGAGCGATTGAAACTGGTAAAATTCAGGTTTCGGATGGCGAAATTGTTAGTCTTGAAGATGCCATAGTTATATTCAGCTGTGATACTTTCAGCTCAGGGTCTAGGGCATGCTCTCCTCCAGTTAAACACAAGGGTAATAACAGTGAAGTTGATGATTTGGAGGAGTGTACATCTTTTGGACCGTTGGATTTGAATATTTCAGCAGATTATGATTATGGAAGTCAGGATTATGTTGCTGATTTTAGCATTCTAGAATCAGTTGATAAGCAAGTCTTCTTCAAGATTGATCAAGTGATGTAG